In Nicotiana tabacum cultivar K326 chromosome 17, ASM71507v2, whole genome shotgun sequence, one DNA window encodes the following:
- the LOC107807546 gene encoding non-specific lipid-transfer protein 1 has product MVKVALLVVMCIAAATSVMLTPHADAAISCGQVVTRLSPCISYVRQGGAIPAPCCSGIKALNSQATTTPDRQATCNCIKSAAASINGINFSLAGSLPSKCGVNLPYKISPSIDCSTVQ; this is encoded by the exons ATGGTGAAGGTAGCATTGTTGGTAGTAATGTGCATTGCAGCAGCAACGTCAGTGATGTTAACGCCCCATGCAGACGCTGCCATCTCTTGTGGGCAGGTTGTTACGAGGTTGTCACCTTGCATCAGCTATGTGAGGCAAGGTGGCGCTATTCCAGCACCATGCTGCAGTGGGATTAAGGCCCTCAACAGCCAAGCTACCACCACTCCTGATCGTCAGGCGACGTGTAACTGTATTAAATCTGCTGCTGCAAGCATCAATGGCATCAACTTCAGTCTTGCTGGTAGTCTCCCTAGCAAATGTGGTGTCAACCTTCCCTACAAGATTAGCCCTTCCATTGACTGCTCCAC GGTGCAGTAA
- the LOC142171899 gene encoding non-specific lipid-transfer protein 1-like — MLTPHADTVISCGQVVTSLSPCISYVRQGGALPTPCCSGIKALNSQATTTPDRQAACNCIKSAVAGISGINFSLAGSLPSKYGVNLPYKISPSIDCSTVQ; from the exons aTGTTAACGCCCCATGCAGACACTGTCATCTCTTGTGGGCAGGTTGTTACGAGCTTGTCACCTTGCATCAGCTATGTGAGGCAAGGTGGTGCTCTTCCAACACCATGTTGCAGTGGGATTAAGGCCCTCAACAGCCAAGCTACCACCACTCCTGATCGTCAGGCGGCGTGTAACTGCATTAAATCTGCTGTTGCAGGTATCAGTGGCATCAACTTCAGTCTTGCTGGTAGTCTCCCTAGCAAATATGGTGTCAACCTTCCCTACAAGATTAGCCCTTCCATTGACTGCTCCAC GGTGCAGTAA